In Ooceraea biroi isolate clonal line C1 chromosome 6, Obir_v5.4, whole genome shotgun sequence, the genomic stretch cggtgcggagcgaaaacacatattcatagccgtgtaaatttgaatattgtcaaaagctgcagggcctgctaacagactctgacagcagattggcggcagaaaccgagcaggatctgttaacatctgacggcagattgacagcagaaaccgaacagaatctgcagctgttggccattcatatttacgatatattaaagcacgtgtttacttttaacacactataaattgccattttatattaccatgtgttaaaagaacgcacttgtttgtttgttaaattaaaatacatttggcttgatgtgactttctgacagttcgttgcataatctctctcttattgttaatttattctaatccgaagtccgaattttgctttcgaacttcagattgctcgtggcgtgcgtgaactacatggacgttgtccatgggagcctctgtgccgcaagtgcaaaaattttcagaaaaattaatattgtcatgccaaggcgcgtatattaacttatataactgttaggctaaatcttaacatcgagtaagaactcgacgtgtgcaccgcatagcggtgcggagcgaaaacacatattcatagccgtgtaaatttgaatactgtcaaaagctgcagatcctgttcggtttctgctgccaatctgctgttagattccgcgcgcgcggatcttgctcggtttccgctgccaatctgccgttagattccgcgcgcgcaaatcttgctcggtttctgtcgacaatccgacttcaagccatgtttgcagattctgctcggtttctgccgccaatctgttcttagattttgtgagcgagctctgttacatttctggcaccaatttgtcgaattaatcgttaataacaacttctgtatcaaatttgttgtcttttggctggcaacagttgatagcagatagttagcatcatctgctttcggcagacttggctatctgggtactTGCGGCACTCCCGAGTGTAATTTGAACTCGAGACTCACCTTTGGCAACTCGAAATCGCGATTAATCAGGACGACTTTACGGAACCCTACCACCGCGTCGTGCGTCTTCTTCTTAACTAACGTCTTGTATCGAACTGATTGCGATTCTCGAAGTGTCCTCGAGAATCGCAACCGTTGTCCTGTTGCATGATTGGTCGTATCATAAAGTTTGTTCGTTGAGTACACTTTTTGTACTACGTGTACACTCAGGCGttaaagagaaacagaggaaGAATAAAAGTTGAAGAAGATGAACGAAAAGTTCATCCAACACAAACAGATTTGTTTTTGTTCTATATTCTATttctgttctttcttttttttctgcacTCTGCGAAAACGATTACACATTTTGAACTACTAATCCAACAAACGAATTATAGTAActtatgaaattttcaaaaactgTTATTAAATGGATTGTTTTTTGAGACTCAACTGATATTGTGATGTGAAATCAAagaatgatttaattatttaaatatttctaatatcaATAGAATTCGAGAATAATATCGACAATGCCGATCTATGTTGGACAAGGTATCGTATATTTATCATAGTTGCATCTGATCCGTTTCGTATCATAATTTGATTTTCGTTCAATCATTCAATCTATATTCTCAATCATAATCAAACAACATTCGAGATAATAACGATACATGAGGTCATTATGCATAACTCTAATTTAACGAAGAAAAGTCGCTGATTGGCCGATGTCAAATGAGCCACTGCTATTGGTCGTTGCACCGAGTGCACCGTTCAAAAATTGTAATCGCGCGATAGATCAGTTAACGGAATGGCACGCACCCGCTGCTTCGTATCCGAAAAGCCTTTGCGGATATTTCGCGATTCGACTCGCCAaacgcgaatcgcgcgcgcggattatCGCCGGGAGTGCCGCAAATAGTACCGCGCGTTCGTTCACGATACTTCGCTCGGAAGTAGCGCCGAAAATGGTATATCTCGCGCAGAGGCTTATCGGGAGTACCGAACAAAGGAATAAATGTGCAATCGCCGCACTGCGCCAGTTCGCAATGAAGTTCGCCGCGTATTGTGCCTTCAACTCGCCAAAAGTAAGAATCACGCGAGAATTATCGTCGGGAATGCCGAACGAAACGTCGCGCGCTCGTTCTGGCGCATCAGGCATCATTTCGGCATGTTCCATAGTcgccattaaggggggagcctgctttagaacgctgaaaataaggtatattttacgaattgtttttggagaaactatacagcggatcgttataaaactttgatgcatttattagtacatgtttaaagataaacaaaattatttttttatttgaatatatcgcctgtagaggtcgtcctggaggcattgtaaattggtgagcattctcctgcctccaaatttcatccaaactgaaaaattgaaacatgttctcgttatttatgaattcccatcgtcgatgaaccaaagagagaagaaaaaagttgaaaagtgccaaaatggtgggagcttagaacacaaaagtacgatttttaggcaaagtttttgaactttttcatgcaaaaataattgtttaacttaatgtttttatgaatattaaaggttcatcgacgatgggaattcataaataacgagaaaatatttcaatttttcagtttggatgaaatttggaggcaggagaatgctcaccaatttacaatgcctccaggacgacctctacaggcgatatattcaaatcaaaaaataatgttttttatctttaaacacgtactaataaatgcatcaaagttttataatgatccgctgtatagtttctccaaaaacaattcgtaaaatataccttattttcaacgttctaaagcaggtttcCCCCTTAATCGCCATTCGTCGTCGTTAATCCAGTCGGAGTTCCCATAATTCCGCGATCGCGGAATTATGGGTGAATTCAGTATTGAGCTACCTTCGCATCAGTGGCGCTTTTGAACTATTACGAACAGAATATTTCGCGCCGCGATCGTCGGGAGTGCCGAGCGAGGAAGGTCGCGCGTTCGTCGTTGACTATATCGTTAGTAGTCGCAATTGCGATATTTTCGATCGTAGCCGGTTGCGAAAGTCGGAATCTCGAGATTGTGCGCTGTCTCGCTACGAAAGTGGATTTCGCACGTAAATCGTTGCCGCGAGTGTCGAGTGAAGTGCAATGCACTGCAGTGCACAGTAAAGCTCAGTGAAGCATATATAATGCACAGTGCATTGCAATAGTGAAGTGaagtgtaaaatttaattttaatgtgttGATTACAAGTGTAtatgtgaatgtgtgtgtgatcGAGCAACATCGGTCCTTCGTATCATTCATCGCTTGAAGTTTGCCAAAAGTGGAGTTACGTGGAGGGGATTGTACCTGATTGCAGCGACGTTGGATGTACCGGCTAGTCGGAGCGACATTGTCGGAGCATGCGAGATGGTAAGTCTTCTGTAGTCAACTACTATGCCGACGTAGTGACACGACGATGACTGCATTGGAGTACCAGAATTTTTGCGGTAGAGTGCGCAGAGATGTCCGATTAGCGGCTTTAGATCGACATGGCCGGATGGCGCTGCCAAGATcctctattttttatataataaacccGCTTTAGATCGaatgattgaaatttaatttaatcttattttaggagaaattaaatttaattttgaaattcaatttctcctaaaataagattatttttttaaatcgcatttttacttcaaattttgtcataaataaaaaattcatgatatttaataaaactggaGGGGTTTTACAATATAGGATATACGtaggaaagaaaatattatttaattgcatGTTTGAGGATGTGCAGTCTCGTACATAAAAATTCGCAGTTTATATATCTCATTTCCTAAggttttcttataaaaatttactacGCATTCTTCACGGAgccttttacaattttaacatCATCTACTGGTCGATCATTCTTATCTGTCTCGACTAATCCAATTCTTTTGACTATCGCCATCCCGGAATGGACTCTCCCTGTTaaacaaatacaaaaatacttcAGAACAGACACTTATCGttggaaattatattaatcgcaAGGATATACGACTTACCAAATATAGTGTGCTTGCCATCAAGCCACTGAGTAGGTGCGAGCGTAATGAAAAACTGTGATCCATTTGTGTCTGGTCCCGAGTTTGCCATCGATAATATTCCAGCGCCTATTACGGGAACATTAACATTACATATTCGATGATACTATCTGCAGATTGTCGGCACAATATCATTGACAATTGTCAATCAGTGGAAAATAAATCAGCTCACCTGTGTGTTTCAAATCATCATGTATCTCGTCATCGAAACAGTCACCGTATATAGACATCCCCCCTTTGCCAGTTGCAGTAGGATCTCCACCTACACATAAGACAATTCAAAATTCAAAGTACCACATACAATTCTCGCCTTATCGACTCTAATGTCTCTTACCTTGGATCATAAAATCACGGATGACTCTGTGAAACTTGGTGCCGTTGTAATATCCACGTCGCGTGAGCTCGGCAAAGTTCCTGCACGTGATAGGAGCGTGCTTCCAGTACAATTCCACGGTTATCTCACCCATCCTAAAAATCGCAATCAATCGGCAATGTACAGTGGGCGCGTTTTCAGTTAGAAAAGGCGCGAAGCTCGCTTACGTAGTTTCGAAGGCGACAAACGGTGGTTGCCAGTGTTTATCCGGCACGCCGGATATATTTGTCATGCAAATTGCGGTCTGCATCTTAAGGCTCTTGGTTCCGACTGCGAAGTAGAGATTATCGCTGTGTTGTCATGCTTCCTCGCGTGCCTGCGTTGCTTATTAGGGCCGTCTCCGCGCGGAACGACAATCGCGAAACGAACGCGCGACAACCGACGCGCTGAGGAAACTACGCAAGTACGTGCGCAACGTGGGCCAGACGACGAAACCGCCATCTGCGATTGCTTCGCGTACGCGGTCGGCGGTACACGTTAACGgagcaataataaatgaatcGGATAAACATGTAAAATCCGAGAACGTACGCTCgcgaaaattgtataaatgaGGACCTCCGCATGTTGGACTGATTCGTCGCAGTGTCGTATTCTGAGTGTTCTGGCGGCACGACGAGCTTCCGCACGTGCCAGAACAAGTTAACCTACATGTGGAAATATGTTCTCGCCGAGAGGCTCGGGTAAATCGGATTACATTAGTTTAAATATTCACGATAGCGCGTCGTTTGCACGCGGCACTTCGCGCAGTCTATGGAGGGTACGTATGTCCGCGCGGAGAGCACCGCGATATCGTCGTAGCTTCTACGACGAATTCGCTCCAGAACGTTTACGTTTCTGTCAGTGATCCATTGATCCTCATCCGGCTACTCGTCTCTCTTTCAGCAATGGAATCAGTTGTCCAGGTTCCAGAGGAACATCCTGTACTTCGCAATTGTCACGCTCttacttgtaatattttatctgcTGTCTAGCGAAGCCAAAGCCGATCCCTCTGACAATGAGGTAGACTATAGCAATGTTGAAGTTGTACAAGAAACTGCCAAGTACGAGAAGGTACGCGATATCTTGGAGGAAGGCTCCCGAGTCTGAGCTGATAAATAGCGAATCGTCTTTTATCCCGCAGGCAGTCGATGAGGTTGTTGTGGACAATGATGAACAGGCTGTTGCACCTGGGGAAGTAATTGAGGAACCTGAGTTTCAGCCAGAGATTAATCAAGTTGACGATGATCAGATCGGCGAACCACCGCAGCCAAGGCCGAACATCCTCAAATTCAATGGTAGACAACAAATTCCAAAGAGATAAGACAGATATGTAGATTAGATTGTAGTAGTGATGCAAATTGTTGACGCTTGGGGCTTTTAGGACCACAAAATAACAGGCAAGAGGCTGTCGTAGCTGCATTTAAACATTCATGGGatggatataaaaaatatgcctGGGGTCATGATAATGTTAAACCAATATCAAGGAGATATCACGAGTGGTTTGGTTTAGGACTTACTATAGTCGATTCCTTAGATACTATGTATATAATGGGTTTAAATGATGGTGCGTACGAGTATTGATAAATTTTGGATTTTTATCTACTAatggaaagaagaaaacgttGCTCTTTTCTGCTTGCGTTTCAGAATTTGCAAGAGCGAGAAAATGGGTGGAAGATAATTTAGTGTTTACAATGAATAGAgatgttaatttatttgaagttaCAATTAGGGTATTAGGCGGTTTACTAGCAGCATATCATCTCTCTGGTgatatactttttttaaataaggctGTAAGTAGTAGCTTATGAATAATCTCGATTGATTACTTCGTATTTCGACGTAACTAATTAATGTGTCAATTTAATGACGTTATTTAAGACGGATTTGGGTGACCGCATGATGCCAGCGTTTTCTACCAGATCGGGTGTTCCATATTCCGACGTGAATCTTGGTACCAGAAGTGCGCATAGTCCTAAATGGGGTCCTGACAGTAGCACGAGCGAAGTTACTTCGATTCAATTGGAATTTCGCGATCTCAGTCGTAGCACGGGTCAACCCAAGTTCGAGGTAATCAGGATCGGTGTAGGCTTCTCATATCAACTTGTAGCAGATATctaatcttttatcttttcagGCTGCGGCCGCGAAAGTTTCTGATCATGTACATAAGTTAGAGAAATATGATGGTTTGGTCCCTATCTTTATTAACGCTAATACGGGACAGTTTCGAGAATATGCAACGATTACGTTAGGTGCTCGCGGCGATAGCTATTATGAATACTTATTAAAGCAGTGGTTGCAAACGGGGAAGACCATCGACTAGTTAGTacattattcaaatttacaattttacggAAAAGTACGAAAGTCTTGACAAATTCGTTTATTTTTAGCCTACGAGACGATTACTTGTTAGGCATTGCAGGAACGCAAAAGCATCTCGTTAAATACACAGCggtcaataaatatttgttcatcGCTGAATTGATCGGCGCCAACAAAGAAATAAGACCAAAAATggtaaataatttcatcatAAAAAATAGCagtcttctctttctctctgcaatCGTGCGAATTTGCAAGTTGCAAATTTCTATTGTAGGACCATCTCACGTGTTACTTGGGAGGTACTTTAGCGTTAGGCGCGCATCATGGACTACTGTCAGATCATAACGCTCTTGCCGAAGAAATAGTTAACACTTGTTATCAAACGTACGCGATTCAACCAACGTTCCTCGCACCTGAGATcacttattttaatatacaagtAAGTTCAAAAGAATCGACCTTACATCGAGAGTAACTGAACGAATAGTCGATTTATCTATCATAAAAccattaaaacaaataaatgcaAGCAAACGTTGCTTTCTGATTCTGCAGAAAATCGAGGGTGATAATCAAATGGACATGTACGTAAAGACGAACGATGCACATAACTTACTGAGGCCCGAGTTTATTGAGAGCCTATTTTATATGTGGTACTTCACGGGGAATAAAACTTACCAAGATTGGGGTTGGCAAATATTTCAGGTAAGAGAGAGTCGTTTGTTCGAGTTTCACTGCAGCTCTTTCATGTGA encodes the following:
- the LOC105284081 gene encoding peptidyl-prolyl cis-trans isomerase-like 1, with translation MQTAICMTNISGVPDKHWQPPFVAFETTMGEITVELYWKHAPITCRNFAELTRRGYYNGTKFHRVIRDFMIQGGDPTATGKGGMSIYGDCFDDEIHDDLKHTGAGILSMANSGPDTNGSQFFITLAPTQWLDGKHTIFGRVHSGMAIVKRIGLVETDKNDRPVDDVKIVKGSVKNA
- the LOC105284082 gene encoding endoplasmic reticulum mannosyl-oligosaccharide 1,2-alpha-mannosidase encodes the protein MFSPRGSGKSDYISLNIHDSASFARGTSRSLWRQWNQLSRFQRNILYFAIVTLLLVIFYLLSSEAKADPSDNEVDYSNVEVVQETAKYEKAVDEVVVDNDEQAVAPGEVIEEPEFQPEINQVDDDQIGEPPQPRPNILKFNGPQNNRQEAVVAAFKHSWDGYKKYAWGHDNVKPISRRYHEWFGLGLTIVDSLDTMYIMGLNDEFARARKWVEDNLVFTMNRDVNLFEVTIRVLGGLLAAYHLSGDILFLNKATDLGDRMMPAFSTRSGVPYSDVNLGTRSAHSPKWGPDSSTSEVTSIQLEFRDLSRSTGQPKFEAAAAKVSDHVHKLEKYDGLVPIFINANTGQFREYATITLGARGDSYYEYLLKQWLQTGKTIDYLRDDYLLGIAGTQKHLVKYTAVNKYLFIAELIGANKEIRPKMDHLTCYLGGTLALGAHHGLLSDHNALAEEIVNTCYQTYAIQPTFLAPEITYFNIQKIEGDNQMDMYVKTNDAHNLLRPEFIESLFYMWYFTGNKTYQDWGWQIFQAFENYTKVEDGYTSIGNVRNVHQTRQQDMTESFWFAETLKYLYLLFDDTRQLIDLDRWVFNSEGHVLPIYES